In Rhinopithecus roxellana isolate Shanxi Qingling chromosome 4, ASM756505v1, whole genome shotgun sequence, a single genomic region encodes these proteins:
- the LOC115897034 gene encoding uncharacterized protein LOC115897034, with the protein MEVTRVRNLVGQGAGAAAGTGKAARRGPSPPSERSAPPSLPTFSGAGARLRPPAVGSSVQSRVESPVPALVDLCGRKGGYRGSVLGRDSCLSGPSPCILGDVGADLVISRFMKPKRAGGG; encoded by the exons ATGGAGGTAACAAGAGTGAGAAACCTGGTCGGTCAGG GGGCAGGGGCGGCCGCGGGCACCGGGAAAGCAGCGCGCCGCGGCCCCTCGCCTCCCTCAGAGCGCTCCGCACCGCCGTCCCTGCCGACCTTCAGCGGGGCCGGGGCCAGGCTCCGACCGCCAGCAGTCGG cTCCTCCGTGCAGTCTCGGGTAGAGAGCCCGGTTCCTGCGCTAGTCGATTTGTGCGGTAGGAAAGGAGGCTACAGGGGATCTGTGCTGGGGCGGGATAGCTGCCTTTCGGGACCCAGTCCTTGCATCCTGGGAGATGTAGGTGCTGATCTGGTTATTTCTCGGTTTATGAAGCCAAAAAGGGCTGGAGGGGGCTGA